One window from the genome of Pandoraea fibrosis encodes:
- a CDS encoding MFS transporter, with the protein MEVSVGRDSAANAAVPERSGKRIDVGIIAVSTIGNALEWFDFTVFTFFAANIARQFFPSDNPTAALLAAWTTFGVGFLTRPLGGIVLGAYADKHGRKSALLVTISVMALGVAVIAFAPTYAQIGMAAPVLMLIGRFLQGFSAGGEVGSATAFLVEHAPVERRGVYGSFQMIAQACSMLLGAIVSVGITQSLTPEQIDAFGWRIPFVIGLLIVPVGLYVRSRLDESPVFKDARHQSTQKRSPFLESITMHWRQVVAGFGLTVYGTIGTYIFYYYMPSYATKSLGIPFKSSVIASLCAAVAYIVGTFASGRLSDSIGRKKPMTASALISLVIAYPLFLAVSHVPTLPMLIFVQCCLMLSLGLFQGSYCAFVCELFPSRVRATSMAIGYNFAVMIFGGFAGAIATLLIGWTGDKLAVVYYGLFGAAVGLVTILSLKDRSRQPLL; encoded by the coding sequence ATGGAAGTTTCGGTCGGGCGCGACAGCGCCGCAAACGCCGCGGTCCCTGAGCGCTCGGGAAAGCGAATCGACGTCGGCATCATCGCCGTGTCCACCATTGGCAACGCGCTCGAATGGTTCGACTTCACCGTATTCACCTTCTTTGCCGCGAACATCGCACGGCAATTCTTCCCCAGCGATAACCCGACGGCAGCCCTTCTCGCCGCATGGACGACCTTCGGTGTCGGCTTCCTGACGCGTCCACTCGGCGGCATCGTTCTCGGTGCCTACGCTGACAAGCACGGCCGCAAATCTGCCTTGCTGGTCACGATCTCCGTCATGGCGCTGGGCGTCGCGGTGATCGCCTTCGCGCCCACTTATGCGCAGATCGGCATGGCAGCCCCCGTGCTGATGCTCATCGGACGCTTCCTTCAGGGATTCTCCGCTGGCGGCGAAGTCGGTAGCGCCACGGCATTCCTCGTCGAGCATGCCCCGGTCGAGCGACGCGGTGTGTACGGCAGCTTCCAGATGATCGCGCAGGCGTGCAGCATGCTGCTCGGCGCTATCGTGTCCGTGGGCATCACCCAATCGCTGACACCCGAACAAATCGATGCGTTCGGCTGGCGTATTCCGTTCGTCATCGGTTTGCTGATCGTTCCCGTCGGACTCTATGTGCGTTCGCGGCTGGACGAGTCGCCGGTGTTCAAGGATGCGCGTCACCAGTCCACGCAAAAGCGCTCGCCGTTCCTCGAGTCGATCACGATGCACTGGCGTCAGGTCGTTGCCGGATTCGGGCTGACGGTGTACGGCACCATCGGCACGTACATCTTCTATTACTACATGCCGAGCTACGCAACGAAGTCGCTGGGCATCCCGTTCAAAAGCAGTGTGATCGCGTCGCTGTGCGCTGCTGTCGCCTACATCGTCGGAACGTTTGCCTCGGGACGCCTTTCGGATTCCATCGGCCGCAAGAAGCCGATGACCGCTTCGGCGCTCATCAGCCTGGTCATCGCGTATCCGTTGTTCCTTGCCGTCAGTCACGTGCCGACCCTGCCGATGCTGATTTTCGTGCAGTGCTGTCTGATGCTCTCGCTGGGTCTGTTTCAGGGCTCGTACTGTGCCTTCGTATGCGAACTCTTCCCGTCGCGCGTGCGGGCGACGTCGATGGCCATCGGCTACAACTTTGCGGTGATGATCTTCGGCGGTTTCGCCGGCGCGATCGCCACGTTGCTCATCGGCTGGACCGGCGACAAGCTCGCCGTCGTGTACTACGGCCTCTTCGGTGCAGCCGTGGGCCTCGTCACGATCTTGTCGCTCAAGGACCGCTCGCGGCAGCCGCTGCTGTAA
- a CDS encoding aspartate/glutamate racemase family protein: protein MTHILLINPNTSTATTQMMVDIARTYLASVMSSPPMVVGATVTRGAPMIVDEQDLVVAAEAVNEPQIVALAAQADGVIVGAFGDPGIEALRARLEVPVVGIGASSVREAAAGGRRFGIATTTPMLAHSIASNVHKLGFGATFTGSRFTSGDPLALGGVPSQLESRLARAVDACIQQDGARAVVIGGGPLGEAAQALGEQFSIPVIGPVPAACRALIQAMRLGEAA, encoded by the coding sequence ATGACTCACATCCTGCTCATCAATCCGAATACGTCGACGGCGACGACGCAAATGATGGTCGATATCGCGCGCACCTATCTCGCCAGCGTGATGTCGTCCCCACCCATGGTCGTCGGAGCAACGGTGACGCGTGGCGCACCGATGATCGTCGATGAGCAGGACCTTGTCGTTGCTGCCGAGGCTGTGAACGAACCGCAGATCGTCGCGCTGGCGGCACAGGCGGATGGCGTGATCGTCGGTGCGTTTGGCGACCCCGGCATCGAGGCGCTGCGCGCGCGTCTGGAGGTGCCCGTGGTCGGCATCGGCGCGTCGTCCGTGCGCGAGGCAGCGGCGGGCGGGCGGCGCTTCGGCATCGCGACGACGACGCCCATGCTGGCGCACTCCATCGCATCGAATGTCCATAAGCTCGGGTTCGGCGCGACCTTCACCGGCTCGCGATTCACCAGCGGCGATCCGTTGGCGTTGGGGGGCGTGCCGTCGCAACTGGAGAGTCGTCTGGCGCGTGCGGTTGACGCGTGCATTCAGCAGGACGGCGCCCGTGCCGTCGTGATCGGCGGTGGTCCATTGGGCGAAGCGGCACAAGCGTTGGGCGAGCAGTTTTCGATCCCGGTGATCGGGCCTGTGCCGGCAGCATGTCGCGCACTGATTCAGGCGATGCGTCTCGGCGAAGCCGCCTGA
- a CDS encoding MurR/RpiR family transcriptional regulator: MASHVKKSFVGRIRDQLDQLSPSERRLAEFALDLPGDLAGYTASELATLAQVSNATVTRFVRRLGYESFDEARKHVRSEQRAGSPLAMAATAPAADAVADDLVGAQRQQSLANIDATYRRLSSSEIEQIATAILEARKVWVVGFRSSHPLAMYFRWQLLQIVPSAQVIPGAGETLGEHLAGIGANDVVVVFALRRRIRQMPSVVAQLAKACQNLVYITERNASTKAPAKWTLQCDVQGPGVLDNHTAVIGLCHLIVTQVMTLAGNPGRRHLGLVEAFHDALDEI, encoded by the coding sequence ATGGCATCTCACGTGAAGAAGTCTTTCGTCGGCCGAATTCGAGATCAGCTCGATCAGCTCTCCCCATCGGAGCGGCGTCTGGCGGAGTTCGCACTGGATTTGCCGGGGGACCTGGCGGGGTACACGGCGTCTGAGCTGGCGACGCTCGCGCAGGTTTCCAACGCCACCGTTACGCGCTTTGTGCGACGTCTGGGTTACGAGTCGTTCGACGAAGCCCGCAAGCATGTGCGCTCTGAGCAGCGCGCCGGTTCACCGCTCGCGATGGCAGCCACGGCACCTGCTGCGGATGCCGTCGCCGACGATCTCGTCGGCGCACAACGTCAACAAAGTCTCGCTAACATCGACGCCACCTATCGGCGTCTCTCGTCCAGCGAAATCGAACAGATCGCGACGGCGATTCTCGAAGCACGCAAAGTCTGGGTCGTCGGCTTCCGCTCCAGCCATCCGCTGGCGATGTACTTCCGCTGGCAACTTCTGCAAATCGTCCCGAGCGCGCAGGTGATCCCGGGCGCCGGGGAGACGTTGGGCGAACATCTCGCAGGCATCGGTGCCAACGACGTCGTGGTCGTCTTCGCGCTGCGTCGTCGTATACGTCAGATGCCGAGCGTCGTTGCGCAACTGGCGAAGGCCTGCCAGAACCTCGTCTACATCACCGAGCGCAATGCCTCCACGAAGGCACCGGCGAAGTGGACATTGCAATGTGATGTCCAGGGGCCCGGTGTGCTCGATAACCACACAGCCGTGATCGGTCTGTGCCACCTGATTGTCACGCAGGTGATGACGCTGGCGGGTAATCCGGGACGTCGTCACCTCGGGCTCGTGGAAGCGTTCCACGACGCGCTCGACGAAATCTGA
- a CDS encoding M20 aminoacylase family protein, protein MSIIPEIAERSAELQAIRRDIHAHPELRYEEARTSDIVAKLLESWGIEVTRGLGKTGVVGVLRNGTGKKVIGLRADMDALPIQELNTFAHASQYAGKMHACGHDGHTAMLLGAAQHLARHRTFDGTIVFIFQPAEEGGGGAKAMLEDGLFEKFPVDAVFALHNWPGLAAGSFGARVGATQASSNEFRIVVKGTGAHAAMPHDGIDPVLTAMQIGTGLQSIMTRNKRPIDAAVLSITQMQAGEAINVIPNTATLAGTVRTFSLDVLDLVETRMREFCEATAAAYGCSVEFSFLRNYPPTVNTAAETQFAVNVMQEIVGRDHVVSPIDPTMGAEDFSFFLLERPGCYAYIGNGTGDHRTHGHGLGPCMLHNTSYDFNDDVLTLGATYWVRLTEAFLVE, encoded by the coding sequence ATGTCCATCATTCCTGAAATCGCCGAGCGTTCGGCAGAACTGCAAGCCATTCGACGCGATATCCACGCTCACCCCGAACTGCGCTACGAAGAGGCGCGCACGTCCGACATTGTGGCGAAGCTGCTCGAATCGTGGGGGATCGAAGTCACGCGGGGGCTGGGAAAGACGGGCGTCGTCGGCGTACTGCGCAACGGTACCGGTAAGAAGGTCATCGGCCTGCGCGCCGACATGGACGCCTTGCCGATTCAGGAACTCAACACGTTTGCACACGCGTCGCAGTACGCGGGGAAGATGCACGCCTGTGGTCACGATGGCCACACCGCCATGCTCCTCGGCGCGGCACAGCATCTCGCCAGGCACCGGACTTTCGACGGCACCATCGTTTTCATCTTCCAGCCAGCGGAGGAGGGCGGTGGCGGAGCGAAAGCCATGCTGGAAGACGGACTGTTCGAGAAGTTTCCGGTCGACGCCGTATTCGCGCTGCACAACTGGCCGGGCCTTGCCGCCGGCAGTTTCGGGGCGCGCGTGGGCGCAACGCAGGCGTCGAGCAACGAGTTCCGCATCGTTGTCAAAGGCACGGGAGCTCACGCCGCGATGCCGCACGACGGTATCGATCCGGTCCTCACGGCCATGCAGATCGGCACCGGATTGCAGAGCATCATGACGCGCAACAAGCGTCCGATCGACGCCGCTGTTTTGTCCATTACGCAGATGCAGGCGGGCGAGGCCATCAACGTCATTCCGAACACGGCGACGCTGGCTGGCACGGTGCGCACCTTCTCGCTCGACGTACTCGATCTGGTGGAGACACGCATGCGCGAGTTTTGCGAAGCGACCGCCGCGGCCTACGGCTGCTCGGTCGAATTCTCGTTCCTGCGCAATTACCCGCCAACGGTGAACACTGCTGCCGAGACACAGTTCGCAGTCAACGTCATGCAGGAGATCGTGGGGCGCGATCACGTCGTCAGTCCGATCGATCCGACGATGGGCGCGGAGGACTTCTCGTTCTTCCTGCTGGAGCGTCCCGGTTGCTACGCGTACATCGGCAATGGGACGGGGGATCATCGCACCCATGGGCATGGCCTCGGCCCGTGCATGTTGCACAACACGAGCTATGACTTCAACGACGACGTGCTGACACTTGGCGCCACCTATTGGGTGCGGCTGACGGAAGCGTTTCTGGTGGAGTGA
- a CDS encoding hemagglutinin repeat-containing protein, producing MFAITSSRRELSFDILKKLSHQYEQDGSDCERRRYKIVGGNVSADKVNTRVCGDLNIASVQDMSQSSSHQQSVGGGFDVDVKGSTDLKGAYITSTADPSKNQLTTGTLTFSDIQNHSDYSANSFGFGGGGTFGNGGANERTTGPSSGKNTGGIAPMLPQSESGSERGVTCSGVSEGTITLTNGANQTQDLASLNRDASNLNETVNRTPDLQNLLNDQLRLMAAATAAGEAVARDIGTYVDKKREAALDLAKNTTDPDLKAQYLKEADAWKEGGDYRAAMQAAGGAIVAGLGGGNALGGALGAGLTSKLGGTLNEFSESIQNAHPTGNADIDQALAQIVVTGVGTAVGAMVGGGSGAFAGYNVDRFNRQLHPMEEQKLKQLQQGKSPEEQYRLAAASCALVRCADGIPDSDPSKLVLLKMQTDGAQYSAEQNVLRQAGAFDGYSKSDFINDKYDRYQIGNRTTGAVQAVVSAAVGVTAIGAGCSSVVACGVAAIVASSSFDYSRAGFIQAVNGGYTPTYGERALQSLGLDSQSAALAYAALSLGGAATGSVIQTQAGKQAAAFNEAARLTYTTEKFGTQGVQVSGAVMQTPQAQAIVDVYLAAGYAQDDAVRYARNLISSGTTLPTKFDVGSNTELIKIMPKGIYSGDVIGETSPYFITRAEYESLSKLPVDQIAAKLGLPAMQAIRGSQLGFDVYSMSPLPKTVPVAFSSQVAPVQQGAYSAPGGAQQILVPNRTQWTDPNANKIGEIMGLRQWTK from the coding sequence GTGTTTGCCATAACTAGTAGTCGACGAGAATTATCATTCGATATTCTTAAAAAACTCTCACATCAATACGAGCAAGACGGCAGTGATTGTGAGCGGCGGCGATACAAAATCGTCGGCGGCAACGTGAGTGCGGACAAGGTGAATACGCGTGTATGCGGCGATCTGAACATCGCCAGCGTGCAGGACATGAGCCAGAGTTCGTCGCATCAACAGAGTGTGGGCGGCGGGTTCGACGTCGACGTCAAGGGCAGTACGGATCTGAAGGGTGCGTACATCACGAGTACGGCAGATCCGTCGAAGAACCAACTGACGACGGGCACGCTGACGTTCTCCGACATCCAAAACCACTCGGATTACAGCGCCAACAGTTTCGGCTTCGGCGGCGGAGGCACGTTCGGCAACGGCGGTGCTAACGAGCGTACGACGGGGCCGAGCTCGGGCAAGAACACGGGTGGCATCGCACCCATGCTGCCGCAGTCGGAGAGCGGCAGCGAGCGAGGTGTGACGTGCAGCGGCGTGAGCGAAGGCACGATCACGCTGACGAACGGCGCGAATCAGACGCAGGATCTCGCCAGTCTGAACCGCGACGCGTCGAACCTGAACGAAACGGTGAACCGCACACCGGATTTGCAGAACCTGCTTAACGATCAGTTGCGCCTGATGGCGGCCGCGACGGCGGCCGGGGAAGCGGTGGCGCGGGATATCGGGACGTATGTAGATAAGAAGCGAGAGGCTGCGCTTGATCTGGCCAAAAATACGACCGATCCAGACTTGAAGGCTCAATATCTTAAGGAAGCCGACGCTTGGAAGGAGGGCGGCGACTACCGCGCGGCGATGCAAGCAGCCGGTGGCGCAATTGTGGCTGGCCTCGGCGGCGGCAATGCGTTGGGCGGTGCGTTGGGTGCAGGGTTGACGTCAAAGCTTGGCGGAACGCTGAACGAATTTAGTGAGAGCATTCAGAACGCCCACCCGACGGGTAACGCCGATATCGATCAGGCGTTGGCGCAGATCGTGGTGACCGGTGTTGGTACTGCGGTTGGAGCAATGGTTGGTGGTGGTTCGGGAGCGTTTGCTGGGTATAACGTTGATCGGTTTAATCGGCAGTTGCATCCAATGGAGGAGCAGAAGCTTAAGCAACTGCAGCAAGGAAAATCTCCCGAGGAACAATACCGATTGGCTGCGGCGAGCTGTGCGCTAGTTCGCTGTGCCGACGGTATTCCCGACAGTGATCCGAGCAAACTGGTATTGCTTAAGATGCAGACGGATGGGGCGCAATACTCCGCCGAGCAAAACGTTCTACGGCAAGCGGGCGCTTTTGACGGATATTCTAAGTCCGACTTCATCAACGACAAATACGATCGATATCAGATCGGGAATCGTACAACTGGCGCTGTACAGGCTGTGGTAAGCGCGGCTGTCGGAGTTACTGCAATTGGTGCAGGGTGCTCGAGCGTCGTCGCATGTGGGGTTGCAGCTATTGTGGCCAGTAGCAGTTTCGATTATTCGAGGGCCGGGTTCATACAAGCTGTCAACGGGGGATATACCCCCACGTACGGAGAGCGCGCACTTCAGAGCTTAGGCTTGGATTCTCAGTCGGCAGCGTTGGCATATGCTGCATTGAGTTTGGGCGGGGCAGCGACAGGTTCCGTGATACAAACGCAAGCGGGAAAGCAGGCGGCAGCATTTAACGAAGCGGCCCGCCTGACTTACACAACCGAAAAATTCGGGACTCAAGGTGTTCAGGTGTCCGGCGCCGTTATGCAAACGCCCCAAGCACAGGCGATAGTTGACGTATATCTTGCGGCGGGATACGCGCAAGACGACGCGGTACGATATGCGAGAAACCTGATTAGTTCGGGGACGACATTGCCAACGAAGTTCGACGTTGGCTCGAACACAGAGTTGATCAAAATTATGCCGAAGGGAATTTACTCTGGTGACGTAATAGGCGAGACATCACCGTACTTTATTACGCGAGCGGAGTACGAATCGTTATCGAAGTTGCCTGTTGACCAGATTGCAGCAAAGCTTGGTTTGCCAGCTATGCAAGCTATTCGGGGCTCGCAGTTGGGGTTCGACGTTTATTCGATGTCCCCTCTGCCGAAAACGGTGCCTGTAGCATTTTCGAGCCAAGTCGCTCCTGTTCAGCAGGGCGCTTATTCGGCGCCAGGCGGTGCACAACAAATACTTGTGCCCAATCGCACGCAGTGGACTGATCCAAATGCGAACAAGATCGGCGAGATAATGGGGTTACGTCAATGGACCAAGTGA
- a CDS encoding LysR family transcriptional regulator has product MSNLRFMRTFVAVARHGSFAAAAEHLAMTQSAVSMQMRALEEEFDHPLFDRVGRSVALNAMGRLLLPHAEQLLAQYQTMRTLAAGIESTAGPVTIGAVESAVSALARAVSQIKQAQPHLEILIQTARSIELTAKLDAGEIDCAVLVEASGRRPAGVRWTPLYREPLVLLASSALKTGSVAKLLETERFLRFDRTQRTGVLIDRAVRRQHVKVSDFLELSSIEGIVALVRQRVGIAVVPMLRSATWAQDDSLRILPLPGMIEQRSIGLLERTRHDKMGITTAIAQQVMAQG; this is encoded by the coding sequence ATGAGCAATCTGCGATTTATGAGGACTTTTGTGGCAGTCGCGAGGCATGGATCGTTCGCTGCGGCCGCCGAACATCTAGCGATGACGCAGTCCGCGGTGAGCATGCAAATGCGTGCGCTGGAGGAGGAATTCGACCATCCGCTATTCGATCGCGTGGGACGGTCCGTTGCGCTCAACGCGATGGGACGTCTGCTGCTGCCGCATGCGGAGCAATTGCTGGCGCAGTATCAGACGATGCGCACATTAGCCGCGGGCATCGAGTCGACAGCCGGTCCGGTGACGATCGGTGCGGTGGAATCGGCGGTGAGTGCGTTGGCGCGTGCGGTATCGCAGATCAAGCAGGCGCAGCCGCATCTGGAGATTCTGATTCAGACAGCGCGCTCGATTGAGCTGACGGCGAAACTCGATGCCGGCGAGATCGATTGTGCGGTACTGGTGGAAGCGTCGGGAAGGCGTCCGGCGGGCGTGCGGTGGACGCCGTTGTATCGTGAGCCGTTGGTACTGCTGGCGTCGTCGGCGTTGAAGACTGGATCGGTCGCGAAGTTGCTGGAAACGGAACGGTTCTTGCGGTTTGATCGAACGCAGCGCACCGGCGTGCTTATCGATCGGGCGGTGCGACGCCAACATGTGAAGGTGAGCGATTTTTTGGAGTTGTCGTCGATAGAAGGGATCGTGGCGCTGGTGCGTCAACGCGTGGGGATTGCGGTTGTGCCGATGCTGAGAAGCGCGACGTGGGCACAAGACGATTCGCTACGGATTCTTCCGCTACCCGGCATGATCGAGCAGCGAAGTATCGGACTGCTTGAGCGCACGCGTCACGACAAGATGGGGATAACGACGGCAATTGCGCAGCAGGTGATGGCACAGGGGTGA
- a CDS encoding M14 family metallopeptidase, whose translation MSPFSDSYRQARMRFADAAREAGVEVTSHAIPEVIGREGEELVTDVVRLGATDARRLLILTSATHGVEGFCGSAAQIALLGDEGLKARLDNTGVAILIVHALNPYGFSWLSRTNEDNVDLNRNSIDFSQTLPVNMAYADLHDLLVPSTWPPSDDNARAISDYIATHGESAYQRALTVGQYAFAEGLFYGGREPVWSTRLMRTLIETHAQQCDAIGWIDFHTGLGPPGHGEKICVGALDAAELARARTWWGADLASPLDGTTVASNVGGPLLDTLRTARSDAQVTAMAIEYGTVPLVDMLHMLRADAWLRRHPDAPEAQASAIRQAVRSAFCFDDAVWQGQILGQARVAILQAVTGLSRHPM comes from the coding sequence ATGAGTCCGTTTTCGGATAGCTATCGCCAGGCGCGCATGCGCTTTGCCGACGCCGCCAGGGAGGCAGGCGTGGAGGTGACGAGTCATGCCATTCCCGAGGTCATCGGCCGGGAAGGCGAGGAATTGGTGACGGACGTCGTGCGTTTAGGGGCAACCGACGCGCGGCGATTGCTGATCCTCACCTCGGCTACACACGGTGTCGAGGGCTTCTGCGGGAGCGCCGCGCAGATCGCCTTGCTTGGCGACGAAGGGTTGAAGGCGCGTCTCGATAACACGGGCGTGGCCATTCTGATCGTGCATGCTCTCAACCCTTACGGTTTTTCGTGGTTGTCGCGCACGAATGAAGACAACGTCGATCTGAATCGGAACAGCATCGATTTCTCACAGACGTTGCCTGTCAACATGGCCTACGCGGATTTGCACGACCTGCTGGTGCCGTCGACCTGGCCGCCGTCCGACGACAACGCCCGGGCGATTTCGGATTACATCGCGACGCATGGCGAGTCGGCTTACCAGCGCGCGCTGACAGTCGGGCAGTACGCGTTTGCCGAAGGGCTGTTCTACGGCGGACGCGAGCCGGTATGGAGTACACGATTGATGCGCACGCTGATCGAGACGCACGCGCAGCAGTGTGATGCGATTGGCTGGATCGACTTCCATACCGGTCTCGGTCCGCCAGGTCACGGAGAGAAGATCTGTGTCGGTGCGCTCGACGCCGCAGAGTTGGCCCGTGCCCGCACATGGTGGGGCGCCGATCTTGCCAGTCCGCTGGACGGGACGACGGTGGCGTCAAACGTCGGTGGACCATTGCTGGACACGCTGCGCACCGCGCGAAGCGATGCACAGGTGACGGCGATGGCCATCGAATACGGTACAGTGCCGCTCGTCGACATGCTGCATATGTTGCGAGCGGATGCGTGGCTAAGGCGACATCCGGATGCCCCGGAGGCACAAGCGTCGGCGATTCGTCAGGCGGTGCGCTCGGCCTTCTGCTTTGACGATGCCGTATGGCAAGGGCAGATTCTCGGGCAAGCGCGTGTGGCGATCCTGCAAGCGGTGACGGGGTTGAGTCGTCACCCCATGTAA
- a CDS encoding MFS transporter: MGAEVVVSSSEPRLQQLERALDDIGVTPSHKKILALILFGVLFDVFEQNAVGLVGPLLREYWGISAAQIGFLNTLTFGAAAIGRLGSGYIADRYGRRTMLSINLMLFTLGALICALATNYTMLAAGRFIVGFGLGGEISIAVTMLAEFCSSRFRGVAVGAINVAGGGLGNMLAPAFGLAVFAFFPGPDSWRWLFGCLVLPAFFVLLYRRFIPETPRFLLSKGRVEDANRVLNILASGKLGKAPKGEGRRDAKRYLSEAPEGAHRADKVRLREVFVGPLARRTAAVGVAVCMTYGAQISVLTLMPTILMAQGYTLSKSFVFTIVMQSGSLLGAITASYFGFRFPRKRVLTLGAIAACAIGLCFGFLSKSQPLILAFGAAFQFCVLLLNTSIWIYAPELYPTRVRAFGTAFILALGTLAGAAMPLVAGRVFDQYGIGGMFGMMAAMYAVFALALTFAPETFGKPIDGPEAPGDVDAHTAARTSADAPPSPAA, translated from the coding sequence ATGGGCGCAGAAGTGGTCGTATCGTCGTCGGAACCCAGGTTGCAGCAGCTCGAACGGGCGCTCGACGACATCGGGGTGACGCCGTCACACAAAAAAATCCTCGCACTGATTCTGTTCGGCGTGCTGTTCGACGTTTTCGAACAAAACGCTGTCGGCCTCGTGGGGCCGCTGCTGCGCGAGTACTGGGGCATCTCGGCGGCGCAGATCGGCTTCCTCAACACGCTGACATTCGGCGCAGCCGCCATCGGACGACTCGGCTCCGGCTACATCGCCGACCGCTATGGCCGTCGCACGATGCTCAGCATCAACCTGATGCTGTTCACGCTGGGGGCACTGATCTGTGCGCTGGCGACGAACTACACCATGCTCGCAGCCGGACGTTTCATCGTTGGCTTCGGTCTCGGCGGTGAGATCTCGATTGCGGTCACGATGCTGGCGGAGTTCTGCTCGTCGCGCTTTCGTGGCGTGGCGGTGGGGGCGATCAACGTCGCGGGGGGCGGACTTGGCAACATGCTCGCGCCAGCGTTCGGACTGGCCGTCTTCGCCTTCTTCCCCGGTCCGGATAGCTGGCGCTGGCTGTTCGGCTGTCTGGTGCTGCCAGCCTTTTTCGTGTTGCTGTATCGCCGGTTCATCCCGGAGACGCCGCGTTTCCTGCTCTCCAAAGGCCGGGTCGAAGACGCCAACCGCGTGCTCAACATTCTCGCGTCGGGCAAGCTTGGCAAAGCGCCCAAGGGGGAGGGCAGGCGCGATGCCAAGCGTTATCTGAGCGAAGCGCCAGAAGGCGCACATCGTGCCGACAAAGTGCGTCTGCGCGAAGTCTTCGTTGGCCCGCTGGCACGACGCACGGCTGCGGTCGGCGTTGCCGTGTGCATGACCTACGGTGCGCAGATTTCCGTGCTCACGCTGATGCCGACGATTCTGATGGCGCAGGGCTACACGCTGAGCAAGAGCTTCGTGTTCACCATCGTGATGCAGTCGGGCAGCCTGCTCGGCGCTATCACCGCGTCGTATTTCGGCTTCCGTTTCCCGCGCAAGCGGGTGCTGACGCTCGGTGCGATCGCCGCGTGCGCGATCGGTCTGTGCTTTGGCTTTCTGTCGAAGTCGCAGCCGCTCATCCTCGCGTTCGGGGCGGCGTTCCAGTTCTGCGTGCTGCTGCTCAATACGTCCATCTGGATTTACGCCCCGGAGCTTTATCCGACGCGAGTGCGCGCCTTCGGTACGGCGTTCATTCTTGCGCTGGGCACGCTGGCCGGTGCGGCGATGCCGCTGGTCGCCGGTCGCGTGTTCGACCAATACGGCATCGGCGGCATGTTCGGGATGATGGCCGCGATGTACGCCGTGTTTGCGCTTGCGTTGACCTTCGCGCCGGAGACATTCGGCAAGCCCATCGATGGTCCCGAGGCACCGGGCGACGTCGACGCGCACACGGCAGCCAGAACATCGGCTGACGCACCGCCGTCCCCGGCTGCCTGA